The genomic segment GTCGTGCATCGACACCAGCGAGCGGTCGTCGAACTGGCCGGTGACGGTCCGGCGGAGGTCGCCCATGTGGGCGCCGGTGCCCAGCGCCAGCCCGATGTCGTGACAGAGCTTCCGGATGTACGTGCCCGAGGCACAGCGGACCCGGAGCAGCGCGCGGCGGTCGTCGCGTTCCAGCACGTCCAGCGCGTGAATCCGGCGGGTCCGGAGCTGGCGCTTGACGGCGCTCTTGCGCGGGGGCTTCTGGTAGATGTCGCCCTCGAACGCCGAGACGACCGACTCGAAGTCCGCCGGCGCGCGGTCGTGCAGCTCCAGGACGGCGACGTACTCCTTGACGGCGTGGTCGAAGATGCGCGCGGCGCGGGCGGCGTCGCCCAGCAGGACGGGGAGACAGCCCGTGACCTTGGGGTCCAGAGTCCCGCCGTGGGCGACGCGGTCCTGCGCCGTGGCGTCGCGGACCCACGCGGCGACCTGGTGGGCCGACGGCCCCGGCGGCTTGTCGAGGTTCACGACGCCAAAGGAGAGCAGGGCGTCGCGGTCGCGGTCTTCGGGCGGGGCGCGGAGCATCAGAACTCGTAGCGGATGCCCTCGATGGGGGTCTTGCCCTCGTC from the Halomicroarcula saliterrae genome contains:
- a CDS encoding RNA-guided pseudouridylation complex pseudouridine synthase subunit Cbf5, whose product is MMLRAPPEDRDRDALLSFGVVNLDKPPGPSAHQVAAWVRDATAQDRVAHGGTLDPKVTGCLPVLLGDAARAARIFDHAVKEYVAVLELHDRAPADFESVVSAFEGDIYQKPPRKSAVKRQLRTRRIHALDVLERDDRRALLRVRCASGTYIRKLCHDIGLALGTGAHMGDLRRTVTGQFDDRSLVSMHDLVDALAFAEAGEESALREAVQPAERALDHLPRLVVAPTAAEAIADGAPVYAPGVIGAEAAPVGDAVPEQSELVAVFTPDGSAVALGTLVGDPDAESGTVADPERVLV